The DNA region TCCAGCTTGGAGATGCGATGCGCGACGCGCGTGATTTGCTCCAGAGGACGGGTCATTCCCGCGGCGATCCGGTAGCTGACGAAGCCGGCAACGAGGAATAAAATCAGCAGCCCGCCGGCCATCAGCAGCCATCCTTGGGTGAGTCCCTTTTCCACGGCGCCCAGGCTCATCGACAGGCGGATGTATCCGTCAAATCCGTCCGCGGAGGTGACGCGGCGGGCGACGTAAAGCATATTTTCGCCGACCGTATGGCTATAGCGGATCGCGCTGCCTGCACTCCCACCCTCCGCTGACTCGATTTCCTTCCGATGGGCGTGATTATCCATTCCCTCCGGATCCATTTCCGAATCGCCGACCACCTTTCCGTCCAGGGTAATGAAGGTGACCCGGGAATCGGTCATTTTTTTCAGGGCTTTGGCCTGTTCCGTGTAATAGGCTTCCGCGCTTGCGTTGCCCTGGACCGGGACAAACCGGAACGTGTCCTCCAGCAGGCTGATTTCCCGCTCCATGTTTTCCTCCAGGGCACGGATATGGGAATTTTTAAACAGCTGGGCCATCGTCAGGCCGGCAGCCAGCATCGAGATGCCGACCAGGCCCATCAAAATGAGGGAAAGCTTGGTTCTGAACGTCTTCATCTTATTTAAAAACCGGCTCTTTGAATGCGGACAACTTCGCGAGCGAGTCCTTTTCCACTCCTTCATGCAGGCTGTCTCCATGGGAATCCATCGTGACGATCGCGGCAAACCCGTCAACCTCAAGATGCCACATCGCTTCCGGTACGCCGAATTCCATAAAATCGACGCCGTTCACCTTCTTGATGCACTCCGCATAATATTGGGCGGCCCCGCCGATGGCGTTCAAGTATACCCCGCCGTGCTCCCGCAAAGCGGCAAGCGTCTTGGGGCCCATTCCGCCTTTGCCGATCACCGCGCGGATGCCGAACTTCTTCATGACATCGCCCTGATACGGCTCCTCCCGGATGCTGGTCGTCGGTCCCGCCGCCTTGACATGCCAGCCCGCCTCGTCCTTCAGCATGACCGGCCCGCAGTGGTAAATCACCGCGCCGTTCAAATCCACCGGGGCATCGTGATCCATCAAATATTTGTGCAAAGCGTCGCGGCCGGTGTGCAGTTCGCCTTTGAACACTACCACGTCGCCCACGCGAAGCTGCCGGATCTGCTCCTCGGTGACCGGCGTCTGCAGCACGATTTCCCGGCTTTGCCCCGCGGGCGCGGACGCCTCGGCGCCGGCGGCAATCCCTGCTGCGGCAATATCTTCGGCTCCTTGCTCCGCCGGTTCCTCGACGGAAACACCGCTGCCGCGCTCGTACAACCAATCGCTGATCGCGCCGGTGGCCGCGTCGATCGCCACCCCTTGCCGGCGGAAAGCCCAGCAGTTGTAAGCTACCGACACGAAAAAGCTGGCCGGCAGCCGGTTCTCGGCCCCCACTTTGCAGCCCAGCAGGGTAACTTCGCCGCCGAAGCCCATTGTGCCGATGCCCAATTGATTGGCCGTCTCCATAATATATTGTTCCAAACGATCCAGGTCCGGATTCGGGTTGACGTCGTCAACGGTGCGGAACAGCTGCCGTTTAGCCAGCTCGTAGCCCGTCGTCCGGTCGCCGCCGATGCCGACGCCGATGAAGCCCGCGCTGCATCCCTGGCCTTGAGCCTGGTACACCGCGTGCAAAATGCACTTGCGGATCCCGTCCAGATCGCGGCCCGCGCGGCCCAGGCCTTCCAGTTCGGCGGGAAGGCTGTATTGAATATTTTTGTTCTCGCAGCCGCCGCCTTTCAGAATCAGGCGCATATCGATAAAGTCGTTTTCCCACTGTTCAAAATGAATGACCGGCGTGCCCGGCCCCAAATTGTCGCCGCTGTTCGCTCCGGTCAGCGAATCCACGGAG from Paenibacillus macerans includes:
- a CDS encoding fumarate hydratase, coding for MRQFEESVYQLIVETSTNLPGDVRRAINLGRSMENRATRAGLAMSTISRNIKMAEEQVSPICQDTGMPTFIIHTPVGANQIEMKRAIKSAVQRATKEGKLRSNSVDSLTGANSGDNLGPGTPVIHFEQWENDFIDMRLILKGGGCENKNIQYSLPAELEGLGRAGRDLDGIRKCILHAVYQAQGQGCSAGFIGVGIGGDRTTGYELAKRQLFRTVDDVNPNPDLDRLEQYIMETANQLGIGTMGFGGEVTLLGCKVGAENRLPASFFVSVAYNCWAFRRQGVAIDAATGAISDWLYERGSGVSVEEPAEQGAEDIAAAGIAAGAEASAPAGQSREIVLQTPVTEEQIRQLRVGDVVVFKGELHTGRDALHKYLMDHDAPVDLNGAVIYHCGPVMLKDEAGWHVKAAGPTTSIREEPYQGDVMKKFGIRAVIGKGGMGPKTLAALREHGGVYLNAIGGAAQYYAECIKKVNGVDFMEFGVPEAMWHLEVDGFAAIVTMDSHGDSLHEGVEKDSLAKLSAFKEPVFK